From Limibacillus halophilus, the proteins below share one genomic window:
- the narH gene encoding nitrate reductase subunit beta translates to MKIRAQIGMVLNLDKCIGCHTCSVTCKNVWTSREGVEYAWFNNVETKPGIGYPKDWENQKRWNGGWERGRNGKIRPKMGAKWRVLAKIFANPDLPEIDDYYEPFTFDYEHLQKAPESKATPTARPRSLLSGERMEKIEWGPNWEEILGGEFSKRSEDANFEGIEKEIYGEFENTFMMYLPRLCEHCLNPTCVAACPSGAIYKREEDGIVLIDQEKCRGWRMCVSGCPYKKIYYNWSSGKSEKCIFCYPRIEVGQPTVCSETCVGRIRYLGVLLYDADRIEEAASAEDPQDLYETQLAIFLDPNDPEIQARARADGVPDAWLEAAKRSPVYKMAMDWKVAFPLHPEYRTLPMVWYVPPLSPIQAAAEGGKIGLDGEMPDVRNLRIPVRYLSNLLTAGKDEPVILALERMLAMRAYMRAKTIDGVIDTAVANRVGLTPGQIDEMYEIMAIANYEDRFVIPTSHREVSEDAYDLRGGCGFSFGNGCSGGSSDADLFSPKRKKSVSTPTEVF, encoded by the coding sequence ATGAAAATCCGCGCACAGATCGGCATGGTGCTGAACCTCGACAAGTGCATCGGGTGCCATACCTGTTCGGTTACCTGCAAGAACGTTTGGACCAGCCGCGAAGGCGTAGAATACGCCTGGTTCAACAACGTCGAGACGAAGCCCGGCATCGGGTATCCCAAGGATTGGGAAAACCAGAAACGCTGGAATGGTGGATGGGAACGTGGCCGCAACGGCAAGATTCGCCCGAAGATGGGCGCCAAATGGCGTGTTCTAGCCAAAATCTTCGCCAATCCCGACCTGCCGGAAATCGACGACTACTACGAACCTTTCACTTTCGATTACGAGCATCTCCAGAAAGCACCGGAGAGCAAGGCGACACCGACGGCGCGTCCACGCTCCCTCTTATCCGGCGAGCGCATGGAGAAGATTGAGTGGGGTCCGAACTGGGAGGAGATTCTGGGCGGCGAGTTCAGCAAGCGTTCCGAGGACGCGAACTTCGAGGGGATCGAGAAGGAGATCTACGGCGAGTTTGAAAACACCTTCATGATGTACCTGCCCCGGCTTTGTGAGCATTGCCTCAATCCAACCTGTGTAGCGGCCTGCCCGTCGGGCGCAATCTACAAACGCGAGGAAGACGGTATTGTCCTGATCGATCAGGAAAAATGCCGGGGCTGGCGGATGTGCGTCTCCGGCTGTCCCTATAAGAAAATCTATTACAATTGGTCGAGCGGCAAATCGGAGAAGTGCATCTTCTGCTACCCGCGAATCGAGGTCGGGCAACCCACGGTCTGCTCGGAGACCTGTGTTGGACGCATCCGCTATCTGGGCGTCCTGCTCTATGACGCCGACCGGATCGAGGAAGCCGCATCGGCGGAGGACCCCCAGGACCTTTACGAGACTCAGCTTGCCATATTCCTCGACCCCAACGACCCCGAAATACAAGCCAGGGCCCGCGCCGATGGCGTTCCCGATGCCTGGCTAGAAGCGGCCAAACGCTCACCCGTTTACAAGATGGCCATGGACTGGAAGGTCGCCTTTCCGCTGCATCCGGAGTACCGAACGCTGCCGATGGTCTGGTACGTGCCACCCCTGTCACCCATCCAGGCGGCGGCGGAAGGCGGCAAGATCGGCCTGGATGGAGAAATGCCGGACGTGCGCAACCTGCGCATTCCCGTCCGCTATCTCTCCAATCTTTTGACTGCCGGAAAGGACGAGCCGGTCATCCTGGCGCTGGAGCGCATGCTGGCGATGCGGGCCTACATGCGCGCCAAAACCATCGACGGCGTGATCGATACCGCCGTTGCCAACCGGGTCGGCCTGACGCCCGGGCAGATCGATGAAATGTACGAGATCATGGCCATTGCCAACTATGAGGACCGCTTCGTTATACCGACCAGCCATCGTGAGGTGAGTGAAGACGCTTACGACTTGCGCGGCGGTTGCGGGTTCTCCTTTGGCAACGGCTGCTCGGGTGGGTCTTCGGACGCCGATCTCTTTTCCCCGAAACGCAAAAAGAGCGTTTCGACGCCGACGGAGGTGTTCTGA